The genomic interval TAGCCAATAGAAAAAACCTTCTATTTTATGAAAACAGAGAAAGAAAAAATGATTGACGGCGAGTATTATTTGGCTGGAGATTTCACCTTAGTAAAAGACCGAAGAAGAGCCAAAAATTTATTACATCGATTAAATATCACGGAATATAGAATAACTAAAAAAGCGCGAGAAATCATCGCAGAACTCATTCCAAATTCCGGTAAAAATTTATACATCGAACCACCATTTTTTTGTGACTACGGATACAATATTTTCTGTGGTGATAATGTGTTTTTCAATGTCAATTGTGTGGTGCTTGATGGCGCCAAAGTTTCTATTGGTTCCAACGTTCTTTTTGCACCCGGAGTTCAATTATACACCGCGGCTCACCCACTTGATGCCGAAGCTCGAAAAACAGTAGAGTTCTCAAAACCGATTACCATTGGTGACGATTGTTGGATCGGTGGTAATGCTATCATTTGTCCAGGCATCACCATAGGAAACGGTTGCGTTATTGGAGCAGGTTCTGTCGTTACCAAAGACATTCCAGATAACAGCATGGCGGTTGGCAACCCAGCGAAAATCATTAAGAAATTAAACACAGACAATACCCCAACTCAATAAGGTTCATCGTATCGCCATTATTTGTTCTGATTTCCAAAAGTAAAAACATTTCTATACTCAAATCCCAGGACTAAAAGTTATTCGCGAATAATATCGTGAGCAGCGGGATTAATACAAACTTGATTTAGGCTTGAATGGAAATTACATTATCGAACTTTTTTCGTTTCCAAACCCGCCAAAGCAAACTTCTCGTCCAGAGAGATCTGGTTTGCTTCATTTAGCTTTCAAAGTCAATCATAGAAAAAACTAGAGTACACTTGACTTTTAAAAATATAAATTGTGAAACGATTCGGGTAGATGACTTTACAGGAAACTGTTTTTTCTTCATTGCTGATCCTGACGAACTACCGATTGAATTTTACGAGAAATAACACAAAATGTTAAAAAAACAATATTTTCGTATTTGATTTATACCTTTGCACTCCTTAAAAAAGAGAATCTCGATGACAAAAACGGCTAAAATCAAGAAAAATCATCCTTATATCATTTTTAGAAAACTAGTTCTAGTTTCTATTTTAATTGGACTTCTTTCTGGTTTTTTAGGAATTTTATTAAAAAAAGTAACAGAATATTACGAACAAATATTCTTTGAAAGAGCAAACACTAATACCCTATTCTACCTGCTCTTTCCATTTATTGGCTTGTCCTTAATTTATTTTTTACGACAGTATTTATTCAAAAAAAAGGAAAACAAAGGCATCAAAGAAGTTTTTGAAAGTACTGAGTCCAAAACCAAGAATCTTCCTAATTACAAAATTCCATCCCACTTTATCAACGGATTCTTGACTGTGATTTTTGGAGGTTCTACGGGAATCGAAATTTCGACTGTGGTGGCTGCCGCGACTATTGGCTCGGTAGCACAACAAAAGAAAAACATTTTTAGACAATACAAAACCGAATTGATTTGCGCTGGAGTTGCGGCTGGTGTTACAGCATTGTTCGGTAGCCCAATTGCAGGATTATTATTTTCTTACGAAGTCATTTCGAAAAAGATATCTCAAGCATTCATTCTAACCACTGGGATCGCTGTAGGAATCGTTTATGCGTTATTACTTTTAATTAACGAACCTCCGCTGTTTGCCATCAACATCAGCACTTGGAATTTTAGAGCTATTCCTTATTTTATCCTACTTGGAATTTTAGGAGGACTGAATGCAGTATATCTAACCAAAATGGTGCTTTTTATCAAAAGTCAATTTGTAAAAATAAATACTCATTTTTACAAAATCATCTTAGGTTCTATAATCCTAAGTGCTTCCTTGATTTTATTTCCTCAATTGTACGGCGAAGGATATCATTCGATAAAAACCATTATCAACGAACCGAACCAAAATTTACTCACCATTTCAATTGGACTAAGTCTTCTTGCAATTTTGATTTTAAAACCAATTGTCACTTCCATCACACTAGCCTCTGGCGGTGACGGTGGCGTTTTTGCACCAAGCTTGTTTATTGGAGCTTTTTTAGGATTGCTTACCGCTTTGAGTTTGAATCATTTTTTCAACAGCGATGTGATCGTTTTGAACTTTATGGTTCTTGGAATGGCAGCCGTTTTGAGCGCTAGCATCAATGCCCCTTTCACAGCGTTGTTTTTAACACTTGGTTTGACCGATAATTACATTTTGTTTATTCCTGTTCTCATTGTGTGTTTTGTTTCTAAATACACCGCTAAAATGATCTTCCCACATACCGTTTACACTTTTATCCCTAATACTTCTAAATAAAATGCCTACTAAATATATCAAACAAGGTTTCCATAAGACAAAATACATCATTTACAAAGAAACCTTAATTGATTTCCGAGAACAGTTTTGGTCGTTTATTGGTTCTTTTATTGGGATTGCTTTTATTGCTTATTTTCATGCAGAACATTTCCCTGGTTCAGACGGAATATACTTGATTGGTTCATTTGGTGCATCTAGCGTATTGATTTATGGGATTATCCAAAGTCCGTTTTCACAACCTCGTAACCTTATTGGCGGTCACGTTATTTCGGCTATAATTGGAGTTACTATTCAGATATTGCTACCAGAGCCTATTTGGTTATCGGCACCATTGGCCGTTTCCTTGTCTACTATAGCCATGCAGATTACTAAAACATTGCATCCTCCAGGAGGTGCAACCGCTTTGATTGCCATCATTGGAACCGAAAAGATAAAAACTTTAGGGTATTGGTACGTCCTCTCTCCTGTTCTTGCGGGATCTTTGATCTTACTTGTAATTGCACTTATTGTAAACAATGTCACCGAGAATAGAAGTTATCCTACCGACAATAGATTCCACAGGAACTACCACACTTTTAGAAAACGAATGATCAAAAAGGATTAAAGATTACAGAAGATACATTTTGTAAATTTTATTAACAATTCACGATTCGTAAAATGTATTCTAAAATTTAATTTTACCTTTGACCTTTCATTAAAACAAAGATTATGGTTTACAAATTCAGAGCAATTCTAGATGCAGAAGAAGATATCTTTAGAGATATTGCAATATTGGAAGATGATACTTTAGAGGATTTACACAATGCTATTTTTAACTCCTTTGGGTTTGATGGTTTGGAAGTCGCTTCTTTTTACACTTGTGACGAAACATGGAATCAAGAAGATGAAATCCCTCTTTTTGACACTGGAGATATTCCTGGTGAACAAAAAACCATGAGCGATTATAAACTCTCAGACCTCCTAGACGATGAGAATACCAAAATCATCTATGTGTATGATTTTATCAATATGTGGACATTCTTAGTAGAGCTTGCTGCCATCGAAGAACAAG from Flavobacterium ovatum carries:
- a CDS encoding HPP family protein gives rise to the protein MPTKYIKQGFHKTKYIIYKETLIDFREQFWSFIGSFIGIAFIAYFHAEHFPGSDGIYLIGSFGASSVLIYGIIQSPFSQPRNLIGGHVISAIIGVTIQILLPEPIWLSAPLAVSLSTIAMQITKTLHPPGGATALIAIIGTEKIKTLGYWYVLSPVLAGSLILLVIALIVNNVTENRSYPTDNRFHRNYHTFRKRMIKKD
- a CDS encoding sugar O-acetyltransferase, with the translated sequence MKTEKEKMIDGEYYLAGDFTLVKDRRRAKNLLHRLNITEYRITKKAREIIAELIPNSGKNLYIEPPFFCDYGYNIFCGDNVFFNVNCVVLDGAKVSIGSNVLFAPGVQLYTAAHPLDAEARKTVEFSKPITIGDDCWIGGNAIICPGITIGNGCVIGAGSVVTKDIPDNSMAVGNPAKIIKKLNTDNTPTQ
- a CDS encoding chloride channel protein, with the translated sequence MTKTAKIKKNHPYIIFRKLVLVSILIGLLSGFLGILLKKVTEYYEQIFFERANTNTLFYLLFPFIGLSLIYFLRQYLFKKKENKGIKEVFESTESKTKNLPNYKIPSHFINGFLTVIFGGSTGIEISTVVAAATIGSVAQQKKNIFRQYKTELICAGVAAGVTALFGSPIAGLLFSYEVISKKISQAFILTTGIAVGIVYALLLLINEPPLFAINISTWNFRAIPYFILLGILGGLNAVYLTKMVLFIKSQFVKINTHFYKIILGSIILSASLILFPQLYGEGYHSIKTIINEPNQNLLTISIGLSLLAILILKPIVTSITLASGGDGGVFAPSLFIGAFLGLLTALSLNHFFNSDVIVLNFMVLGMAAVLSASINAPFTALFLTLGLTDNYILFIPVLIVCFVSKYTAKMIFPHTVYTFIPNTSK